In Carya illinoinensis cultivar Pawnee chromosome 6, C.illinoinensisPawnee_v1, whole genome shotgun sequence, a single genomic region encodes these proteins:
- the LOC122312869 gene encoding cytochrome P450 71B9-like, translating into MEASMDLYAVPLWLRLSLLFLLPLVLLLAKNKIYGPKQKKRLPPGPPTLPIIGNMHQLGELPHKTLSQLSKKYGPIMLLKFGSKTIINISSAEAARQVLKVNDLDCCSRPVSSTAGRLTYNYKDIVFAPYGDYWRELRKICALELFSVARVQSYSFIREEEVASLVNSISQSASSATPVDLSEKMLALSANILCRTAFGNNFRGSGLDNGKLREVFHEAEVMFASFSATEFFPYVGWIIDRLSGRIRRLEKIFRDLDDFLQQTIDLHLNPKKTEQDHEDLIDVLLRIERDQRTNTGAPPFNKDNIKAILFDMFLGGSNTAAVTMLWAMAELARNPRAMKNAQDEVRNVVGNRGNVTETDITHLHYLKMIIKETFRLHPPAAILLPRLTMTDVKIGGYDIGPNSLLQVNAWALGRDPDYWKNPEEFYPERFVDSSIEYKGQHFELLPFGSGRRGCPGIYMGATTVELSLANLLYCFDWKVPSGMKEEDINMEESTGAGLTQKRIPLNLVPVKVF; encoded by the exons ATGGAAgcttcaatggatctttatgctGTGCCCCTGTGGCTGAGGCTCtcccttctctttcttctccctCTAGTACTGCTTCTAGCGAAAAACAAAATCTATGGCCCAAAGCAAAAGAAGCGCCTTCCACCAGGCCCTCCTACTCTTCCCATTATTGGGAACATGCACCAGCTTGGTGAATTGCCTCACAAAACTTTGTCCCAACTCTCCAAAAAATATGGCCCAATCATGCTCCTCAAATTCGGTTCTAAAACAATTATTAACATCTCTTCAGCTGAGGCTGCAAGACAAGTCCTAAAGGTTAATGATCTTGATTGTTGCAGTAGACCTGTCTCTTCCACAGCCGGGAGACTGACGTACAATTACAAAGACATAGTTTTCGCACCTTACGGTGATTATTGGAGAGAGTTAAGGAAAATCTGTGCTCTTGAGCTTTTTAGCGTGGCGAGGGTGCAGTCATATAGCTTTATCAGGGAAGAAGAAGTAGCTTCTCTTGTTAATTCAATTTCTCAGTCTGCATCTTCTGCAACCCCTGTTGATCTTTCTGAGAAGATGTTGGCTCTTTCAGCAAATATACTCTGTCGGACTGCTTTCGGAAATAATTTTCGTGGGAGTGGTTTGGATAATGGAAAGCTTCGAGAAGTGTTTCATGAGGCTGAAGTCATGTTTGCAAGCTTCAGTGCAACTGAATTTTTTCCATACGTGGGATGGATTATTGACAGGCTCTCTGGCCGGATTCGAAGACTCGAAAAGATTTTTCGTGATTTGGATGATTTTCTGCAACAGACCATTGATCTTCATCTCAACCCCAAGAAGACAGAACAAGACCACGAAGACCTTATCGACGTGTTGCTGAGAATAGAAAGGGATCAGCGAACCAACACCGGTGCTCCTCCGTTCAATAAAGATAACATTAAGGCCATCCTCTTC gatatgtttttgggtggAAGCAACACTGCTGCAGTCACCATGCTATGGGCAATGGCGGAGCTTGCAAGGAACCCACGAGCGATGAAGAACGCACAAGATGAAGTCAGAAACGTCGTTGGAAACAGAGGAAACGTCACCGAAACAGACATAACTCATCTTCATTACCTGAAGATGATAATCAAAGAAACATTTAGATTGCACCCTCCAGCCGCAATTCTTCTTCCAAGACTAACCATGACAGACGTTAAGATCGGCGGTTATGACATTGGCCCCAACTCGTTGCTCCAAGTAAATGCTTGGGCGCTAGGACGAGACCCTGACTACTGGAAGAACCCAGAAGAGTTCTACCCAGAAAGGTTCGTTGATAGCTCTATCGAGTATAAAGGACAACATTTTGAGTTATTGCCATTTGGATCTGGTCGAAGAGGTTGTCCTGGGATATACATGGGAGCGACCACCGTTGAGCTTTCACTTGCGAATCTTTTGTATTGTTTCGATTGGAAAGTGCCCTCAGGGATGAAGGAGGAGGATATAAACATGGAAGAATCGACTGGTGCTGGCCTTACCCAGAAAAGAATACCTCTGAACCTTGTCCCAGTCAAAGTGTTTTAG